In Methanobacterium paludis, the following proteins share a genomic window:
- the albA gene encoding DNA-binding protein Alba encodes MSEENVVYIGNKPVMNYVLAVVTQMNSGIPEVMLKARGRAISRAVDVAEIVRNRFITDLELGTINISTEEMTNKEGSNSNVSAIEIQLCKVKE; translated from the coding sequence GAGGAAAATGTAGTATACATCGGAAACAAACCAGTAATGAACTATGTGTTAGCAGTTGTGACTCAGATGAATTCAGGAATCCCCGAAGTCATGTTGAAGGCCAGAGGAAGAGCTATAAGTAGAGCAGTGGATGTTGCAGAAATTGTAAGGAACAGGTTCATAACAGACTTGGAACTTGGAACTATAAACATTTCCACAGAGGAAATGACGAACAAAGAAGGATCAAACAGCAACGTTTCAGCCATAGAAATACAGCTTTGCAAAGTAAAAGAATAA